The following proteins are encoded in a genomic region of Enterocloster clostridioformis:
- a CDS encoding fumarate hydratase, giving the protein MREISAATITKAIRDMCIEANYGLAPDMRKVFEKAVEEEESPLGRQVLEQLKENLRIAGEDSIPICQDTGMAVVFMKIGQDVHITGGRLADAVNEGVRQGYEQGYLRKSVVGDPIERINTKDNTPAVIHCEITDGEQIDITVAPKGFGSENMSRVFMLKPADGLEGVKESILQAVREAGPNACPPMVVGVGIGGTFEKCAQMAKHALTRDIENKPERQWVRELEEDMLKRINQSGIGPGGLGGRVTALAVNIETFATHIAGLPLAVNICCHVNRHARRVL; this is encoded by the coding sequence ATGAGGGAGATATCCGCAGCAACCATTACAAAAGCAATAAGGGATATGTGTATTGAGGCCAATTACGGACTGGCTCCGGATATGAGAAAGGTCTTTGAAAAAGCAGTGGAGGAGGAGGAATCCCCTCTGGGGCGCCAGGTTCTGGAACAGCTTAAGGAGAATCTTAGAATTGCGGGAGAGGACAGCATACCTATTTGTCAGGATACAGGTATGGCTGTGGTATTCATGAAAATAGGACAGGATGTACATATCACAGGGGGAAGACTGGCTGATGCTGTCAATGAAGGCGTACGTCAGGGATATGAACAGGGATATCTCCGTAAATCCGTGGTGGGGGACCCTATTGAGAGAATCAATACAAAGGACAATACGCCGGCGGTTATTCACTGTGAAATTACAGATGGGGAACAGATTGACATAACAGTGGCTCCCAAGGGATTTGGAAGTGAGAATATGAGCCGTGTATTCATGTTAAAGCCGGCTGATGGCCTGGAAGGGGTAAAGGAATCCATCCTTCAGGCAGTGAGAGAGGCAGGACCCAATGCCTGTCCGCCCATGGTGGTGGGGGTGGGCATAGGCGGGACCTTTGAGAAATGCGCCCAGATGGCAAAGCACGCCCTGACCAGGGATATAGAGAATAAGCCTGAAAGGCAGTGGGTCAGAGAGCTGGAAGAGGATATGTTAAAGCGAATCAACCAGTCCGGCATCGGTCCCGGAGGACTGGGAGGAAGGGTGACAGCCCTTGCCGTGAACATAGAGACCTTTGCCACCCATATTGCCGGCCTTCCCCTTGCCGTAAACATATGCTGCCATGTAAACCGTCATGCCCGCAGAGTACTGTAA
- a CDS encoding Fe-S-containing hydro-lyase: protein MNRHINVPMTKEKAASLKAGDYVYLTGTIYTARDAAHKRMDEALDRGEALPFDIEGSIIYYMGPSPAREGRPIGSAGPTTASRMDKYTPRLLDLGMRAMIGKGKRNRDVMDAIVRGGAVYFAAVGGAGAILSKCILSSEIVAYEDLGTEAVRRLTIQDFPVVVVMDTLGNNLYETAVKEFCTL, encoded by the coding sequence ATGAATCGGCATATAAATGTACCCATGACAAAAGAGAAAGCTGCCTCCTTAAAGGCAGGAGATTATGTATATCTTACAGGAACCATTTATACGGCCAGGGATGCCGCCCATAAGCGGATGGACGAGGCCCTGGACAGAGGGGAAGCACTGCCGTTTGATATAGAGGGCAGCATCATATATTACATGGGACCGTCCCCTGCCAGGGAGGGAAGACCCATCGGCTCTGCCGGTCCAACTACAGCCAGCCGTATGGATAAGTATACGCCCCGGCTTCTGGATCTGGGCATGAGAGCTATGATAGGAAAGGGAAAGAGAAACAGGGATGTTATGGATGCCATTGTGCGCGGCGGGGCTGTTTATTTTGCCGCTGTGGGAGGAGCAGGAGCCATTTTGTCCAAATGCATTCTTTCATCCGAAATTGTTGCATATGAAGATTTAGGCACGGAGGCAGTCCGCAGACTGACCATTCAGGATTTTCCGGTGGTTGTGGTAATGGATACACTTGGTAATAATCTATATGAAACAGCAGTAAAGGAATTTTGTACTCTGTAG
- a CDS encoding lysophospholipid acyltransferase family protein: MKRIIYMVLMNLLHAPMWFFTIARMAREEDTRTAAEKYGYISEMVKRINRRGRVTVTATGTEYIPSEDGFILFPNHQGLFDMLALFSTCPRPLSVVIKKEASNWILVKQVLGATNSLAMNRDDIKDQVRIITEVTKLVKSGRNFVIFAEGHRSRNGNEILDFKSGTFKSAVKAGCPIVPVALINSFRPFDMNSLKREEVQVHYMKPILPDQYMEMKTSEIAHLVHDRIQEEINKNLTQNGLTS; the protein is encoded by the coding sequence ATGAAGCGGATTATATATATGGTACTCATGAATTTACTCCATGCACCCATGTGGTTCTTCACCATTGCACGTATGGCCAGGGAAGAGGATACAAGGACAGCCGCTGAGAAGTATGGGTATATATCAGAGATGGTAAAGAGGATTAACAGAAGGGGAAGGGTTACGGTCACTGCAACGGGAACAGAGTATATTCCGTCTGAGGATGGGTTTATACTGTTTCCGAACCATCAGGGGCTGTTTGATATGCTTGCCCTGTTTTCAACCTGTCCAAGACCTTTATCTGTTGTAATAAAGAAAGAGGCATCCAACTGGATTCTGGTAAAGCAGGTTCTGGGGGCTACCAATAGCCTTGCCATGAACAGGGATGATATAAAAGACCAGGTACGCATCATAACGGAAGTCACCAAACTGGTAAAGTCAGGCCGTAACTTTGTTATATTTGCGGAAGGCCACCGGAGCCGCAACGGAAACGAGATACTGGATTTTAAGAGCGGTACATTTAAAAGCGCTGTAAAAGCAGGCTGTCCCATTGTACCTGTGGCACTGATTAATTCCTTCCGGCCCTTTGATATGAACTCATTAAAAAGGGAAGAAGTGCAGGTTCACTACATGAAGCCCATTCTGCCGGATCAATATATGGAAATGAAAACCTCAGAAATAGCACATCTTGTGCACGACCGGATACAGGAAGAAATAAATAAAAATCTCACCCAAAATGGCTTGACAAGCTAA
- a CDS encoding DUF5050 domain-containing protein, protein MSRRRKKKDSPIKTVFLIIMAAVIMTAAVYVVMSVVGKIRSDYKNLDFSTEQKEMPSITIDTREEPKPGWNETDNGWMYYLDEEEYVTDQWKDIEGFLYYFDSDGIMATGVLKQEGQTYTCHDTKGYLKDIQIDLDYKPESTGENLDSLVRTNAFWCYLRAEDAGLFKTILYRKTVENKVMVLGGETASEKTTRNSMRAYGDYVYFLPKVKESQKQGLSEAERGLCDKLFRMRPGSDTKELIAENVDGYMVMGDTIYYSRAGKIYSTTSGTEVATGEARYSVVIKDGNCYLVDDMGNPAVAESGSSVSIGDRVYRIEEDGKIKYVKHGQVTIGGKTYYLSGSGTKSSVSAKSEGNDTAIIRENYGVQSYCIVDNQIYYSSYVDKGTGGEWYSQIFRTDLNGQNKQAVSERFPGVMQNMYYYEDEGQIFGEYNPAIWKQAYGTAAIISRDGNIYQINDTAARTGKHVDGNDMLEIIMAKDGKVICLWHDCEWDRNSGITSILWSKAIELDAGDRSLIDMVPSAKTQESSEAQESGDIIQPIETMPPSSAETVSPVEPSVDNDPVISTEGPHTETAAHTLPAPAPTIPPVTESSAEVKIVPLG, encoded by the coding sequence ATGAGCAGACGGCGCAAAAAAAAGGATTCACCAATCAAGACTGTATTTTTGATTATTATGGCAGCTGTTATTATGACGGCAGCCGTGTATGTTGTTATGTCAGTGGTTGGGAAAATACGGTCAGATTATAAAAATCTGGATTTCAGTACTGAGCAGAAGGAGATGCCTTCCATTACCATAGATACCAGGGAGGAACCAAAGCCAGGATGGAATGAGACTGATAATGGATGGATGTATTATTTGGATGAAGAAGAGTACGTGACGGACCAGTGGAAGGATATAGAGGGGTTTCTGTATTACTTTGACAGCGACGGTATCATGGCCACCGGGGTATTAAAACAGGAGGGCCAGACCTATACCTGCCACGATACAAAGGGCTATCTGAAGGATATCCAAATTGATTTGGACTACAAACCTGAGAGTACAGGAGAAAACCTGGACAGCCTGGTGAGGACCAATGCGTTCTGGTGTTATCTGAGGGCGGAAGACGCAGGACTGTTTAAGACCATCCTGTACCGCAAGACCGTAGAGAACAAGGTGATGGTACTGGGAGGGGAGACGGCCTCGGAAAAGACCACAAGGAATTCTATGCGTGCTTACGGCGATTACGTATATTTCCTGCCTAAGGTAAAGGAAAGCCAGAAACAGGGCCTTTCCGAGGCTGAGAGGGGGCTTTGCGATAAGCTGTTTAGGATGAGGCCGGGAAGCGATACCAAAGAGCTGATTGCGGAGAACGTGGACGGGTATATGGTGATGGGGGATACAATCTATTACTCCCGGGCCGGGAAGATTTACAGCACCACCTCAGGCACCGAGGTGGCCACTGGGGAAGCCAGATATTCGGTGGTCATAAAGGATGGAAATTGTTATCTGGTAGATGACATGGGCAATCCTGCAGTGGCTGAAAGCGGCAGCAGTGTCAGCATTGGGGACCGTGTTTACCGGATTGAGGAAGACGGAAAGATAAAATATGTAAAACATGGCCAGGTAACTATAGGAGGAAAGACGTATTATCTGAGCGGCAGCGGAACAAAATCTTCTGTCAGTGCAAAGAGCGAAGGGAACGATACTGCCATTATCAGGGAAAACTATGGTGTACAGAGCTATTGCATTGTGGATAATCAGATTTATTACAGCAGTTATGTGGATAAAGGTACGGGAGGAGAATGGTACAGCCAGATATTCAGGACGGATTTGAATGGACAGAATAAACAGGCAGTGTCGGAGCGTTTCCCCGGTGTGATGCAGAATATGTACTACTACGAGGATGAGGGACAGATATTTGGGGAATACAATCCGGCTATCTGGAAACAGGCCTATGGGACAGCTGCTATAATATCAAGAGACGGGAATATTTATCAGATAAATGATACAGCCGCGCGGACCGGAAAGCATGTGGACGGAAATGATATGCTGGAAATCATTATGGCTAAGGATGGTAAGGTCATTTGCCTGTGGCATGATTGTGAGTGGGACAGAAACAGCGGAATAACCAGTATTCTGTGGAGCAAAGCCATTGAACTGGATGCCGGTGACAGGAGCCTGATTGATATGGTTCCTTCTGCAAAAACACAGGAGAGCAGCGAGGCCCAGGAGTCAGGGGACATTATTCAGCCAATTGAGACCATGCCCCCTTCCTCTGCGGAAACTGTTTCACCGGTGGAGCCTTCTGTGGATAATGACCCTGTAATCAGTACGGAAGGGCCTCATACGGAAACAGCTGCTCACACGCTGCCGGCTCCGGCTCCTACCATTCCGCCGGTAACGGAATCGTCCGCAGAGGTGAAGATAGTGCCCCTGGGTTAA
- a CDS encoding DUF3842 family protein produces the protein MKIVIIDGQGGKMGKSVIEQLKKRFPSLETYAIGTNSIATSAMLKAGATYGATGENPAIVNAQDADIIIGPIGIVMANSLLGEITPAMATAIGISKAYKILIPVNRCNHYIVGCQNSTLSDYINMVCDEVGKEAGINENH, from the coding sequence ATGAAAATTGTCATCATAGACGGACAGGGCGGAAAAATGGGAAAGTCAGTCATTGAGCAGCTGAAAAAGCGCTTCCCAAGTCTGGAGACATATGCCATCGGAACAAACAGCATTGCCACCTCCGCCATGCTGAAGGCAGGCGCCACCTATGGCGCTACGGGTGAAAACCCGGCCATAGTCAATGCTCAGGATGCAGATATCATCATCGGCCCTATCGGCATTGTCATGGCGAATTCCCTTTTAGGGGAAATTACGCCTGCCATGGCCACGGCCATCGGCATCAGTAAAGCATATAAGATACTGATTCCGGTGAACCGGTGCAATCACTACATCGTAGGCTGCCAGAACAGCACCTTATCTGACTATATCAATATGGTATGTGATGAAGTAGGAAAGGAAGCAGGTATCAATGAGAACCATTGA
- the thrS gene encoding threonine--tRNA ligase, translated as MKIILPDGSVQEAEDELRAIRHTASHVLAQAVKRLYPDTKLAIGPAIDDGFYYDFDREGGFTPEDLEKLEAEMTRIVKENLPVKPFVLPRAEAIKFMEEKGEPYKVELIEDLPEEETISFYQQGEFVDLCAGPHIMYTKGVKAFKLTSIAGAYWRGSEKNKMLTRIYGTAFANKTDLESYLTMMEEAKKRDHRKLGKELGLFMFAEEGPGFPFFLPKGMTLKNTLIDYWREIHCRDGYQEVSTPIILSRKLWENSGHWDHYKDNMYTTVIDEEDYAVKPMNCPGGMLVYKNQPHSYRDLPLKVGELGLVHRHEKSGQLHGLMRVRCFTQDDAHIFMRDDQIEDQIKGVTKLINEVYTQFGFEYFVELSTRPEDSMGSDEDWEMATNGLKKALEDMGLDYIVNEGDGAFYGPKIDFHLRDSLGRTWQCGTIQLDFQMPQRFDLEYTAEDGSKKRPIMIHRVCFGSIERFIGILIEHFAGKFPVWMAPVQVKVIPVSEKSMDYATGVYEKLKAAGIRTELDHKDEKVGYKIRQAQLEKVPYMLVLGEKEAAEGAITVRSRDKGDLGAAQLDAFIEDIKKMIETKEK; from the coding sequence ATGAAAATTATTTTACCGGACGGAAGTGTACAGGAAGCAGAGGATGAGTTGAGGGCCATACGCCACACAGCATCCCATGTACTGGCACAGGCAGTGAAGAGATTGTATCCAGACACAAAGCTGGCCATTGGACCGGCCATTGATGACGGTTTTTACTATGATTTTGACAGGGAAGGAGGTTTCACTCCTGAGGACCTTGAAAAGTTAGAGGCGGAGATGACCAGGATTGTAAAGGAAAATCTGCCGGTTAAGCCCTTTGTACTGCCAAGGGCTGAGGCCATTAAGTTCATGGAGGAAAAGGGAGAACCTTATAAGGTAGAGCTTATTGAGGACCTGCCGGAGGAGGAGACAATCAGCTTTTACCAGCAGGGCGAGTTTGTGGACCTGTGCGCAGGACCCCATATCATGTATACAAAGGGCGTAAAGGCATTTAAGCTTACAAGCATAGCAGGCGCTTACTGGAGAGGCAGCGAGAAGAATAAGATGCTGACCAGGATATACGGAACCGCGTTTGCCAACAAGACGGACCTGGAGAGCTACCTTACCATGATGGAGGAGGCAAAGAAGCGCGACCACAGGAAGCTGGGCAAGGAGCTGGGCCTGTTCATGTTTGCGGAGGAAGGGCCTGGGTTCCCATTCTTCCTTCCAAAGGGAATGACATTAAAGAATACCCTGATTGATTACTGGCGTGAGATTCACTGCAGGGACGGGTACCAGGAGGTTTCCACTCCCATTATCCTGAGCCGTAAGCTGTGGGAGAATTCAGGCCATTGGGACCATTATAAGGATAATATGTATACCACTGTCATTGACGAGGAGGACTATGCTGTCAAGCCAATGAACTGTCCGGGAGGAATGCTGGTTTATAAGAATCAGCCCCACTCTTACCGCGACCTGCCTTTAAAGGTGGGCGAGCTGGGGCTGGTTCACCGTCATGAGAAGAGCGGCCAGCTTCACGGTCTGATGCGCGTGCGCTGCTTTACCCAGGATGATGCTCATATCTTCATGAGGGATGACCAGATTGAGGACCAGATTAAGGGCGTAACAAAGCTGATTAATGAAGTGTATACACAGTTTGGCTTTGAGTATTTTGTGGAGCTGTCCACCAGGCCGGAGGATTCCATGGGTTCTGACGAGGATTGGGAGATGGCTACAAACGGCCTTAAGAAGGCGCTGGAGGACATGGGCCTTGATTATATTGTCAATGAAGGCGACGGCGCGTTCTACGGACCTAAGATTGATTTCCACCTGAGGGATTCCCTGGGCAGAACATGGCAGTGCGGCACCATCCAGCTGGATTTCCAGATGCCTCAGAGGTTTGACCTGGAATATACGGCTGAGGACGGCTCCAAGAAGCGTCCTATCATGATTCACCGTGTATGCTTCGGCTCCATTGAGCGTTTCATCGGTATTCTGATTGAGCATTTTGCAGGAAAGTTCCCGGTATGGATGGCTCCTGTACAGGTTAAGGTAATCCCTGTTTCTGAGAAGTCCATGGATTATGCAACCGGGGTATATGAGAAGTTAAAGGCAGCCGGCATCCGCACAGAGCTGGACCACAAGGACGAGAAGGTAGGCTACAAGATTCGTCAGGCTCAGCTGGAAAAGGTTCCCTATATGCTGGTCCTGGGTGAAAAGGAAGCGGCAGAGGGCGCAATTACGGTGAGAAGCCGTGATAAGGGTGACCTGGGCGCTGCGCAGCTGGATGCGTTTATTGAAGATATTAAAAAGATGATTGAGACGAAAGAGAAATAA
- a CDS encoding LacI family DNA-binding transcriptional regulator, whose product MEQKKVDIEYIAKVAGVSRSTVSRVLTNKSNVKKDTKLRVQEVMRELNYHPSIMARGLATGKLNIVALIVSDIRNPFYSELVWSINDHLRQKGYLMTLYNSSQNTGENDRHLQSLFDYGFSGIIIADARNEASFTELLGQSNCPIVLVNRELTLASGTSYDTVSVDNRQGGYLATMHLLKLGHRKISMLRGPKISTTSQARYEGYLQALSEYGLTPEPHHVYAGTLNMESGHEFARKIIAGSENPPSAVFVGGDLTSFGVIDECMKLGISIPQDLSIAGFDDVPMSQTRMIDLTTISHPYDIMGQLVAERIINRINGDNSPILKTVLMPTLKIRGSTAPYHKS is encoded by the coding sequence ATGGAACAAAAAAAAGTAGATATTGAATATATTGCAAAAGTAGCTGGTGTATCCCGCTCAACTGTATCCCGGGTTCTTACCAATAAATCCAATGTAAAAAAAGATACCAAGCTCCGCGTCCAAGAGGTCATGAGGGAGCTGAATTATCATCCCAGTATCATGGCCCGTGGTCTTGCCACAGGAAAGCTGAATATAGTTGCCTTAATTGTCTCGGATATCCGCAATCCCTTTTATTCCGAGCTTGTCTGGTCTATCAACGATCATCTTCGGCAAAAGGGGTATCTTATGACTCTGTACAACAGTTCCCAGAACACAGGTGAAAACGATCGCCATCTGCAGAGCCTTTTTGATTATGGCTTTTCAGGCATCATCATAGCAGACGCAAGAAATGAAGCCTCTTTTACGGAGCTTTTAGGCCAGTCAAACTGCCCCATCGTCCTAGTCAACAGGGAATTAACCTTAGCTTCCGGCACCAGCTATGACACAGTATCCGTGGACAACCGCCAGGGAGGATACCTGGCAACCATGCACCTCCTTAAACTGGGCCATCGGAAAATCAGCATGCTCAGAGGTCCTAAGATATCCACCACCAGCCAGGCCAGGTATGAAGGATACCTGCAAGCCCTGTCAGAATATGGCCTGACCCCGGAACCACACCATGTATATGCAGGTACGCTGAATATGGAATCCGGCCACGAATTTGCCAGAAAGATTATTGCCGGTTCAGAAAATCCGCCCTCTGCCGTATTTGTGGGCGGCGACCTTACCTCTTTCGGTGTTATAGACGAATGTATGAAACTTGGAATCTCAATACCACAAGATTTAAGTATTGCTGGGTTTGATGATGTCCCCATGTCACAGACTCGCATGATTGATCTGACTACCATCAGCCACCCCTACGACATCATGGGGCAGCTTGTGGCAGAGCGTATCATTAACCGGATTAACGGCGACAATAGTCCTATCCTAAAGACAGTGCTGATGCCTACTCTTAAAATACGCGGCAGTACGGCTCCCTATCATAAATCATAA
- a CDS encoding class I adenylate-forming enzyme family protein, translating into MPENLYEMLARTADKYPEKCGIYDNWGHSETYASLKRRVDQMAAWLEGEAGVKKGSHVGMLLHNSREFCVTFYALAKMGAVSIPFPTKYREPELRALVEKADLDVLIYHEQFEEWVQGFPLEHVRCFRSQDEENGFGFRHLLTDEWIGREYTPSRGKLEDPIIIMFTSGTTSQSKGVVLRNYNAVHAIMTYCRVLDIKPGDKTIIPVPIYHITGLIALLGLFIYAGGSLYLYRRYDARRILECIRKEEITFMHGSPTVYGKMMDFKEEYPELPSLKVMACGSSYMPVEKMKEFHRWLPDTKFQVIYGMTETSSPALIFPGDSSVSEYAGAAGWPVPGIQFKFLDDKGKELGPGQVGEVWVRGSMVLEQYYKMETGLITSDHWLNTGDMGYYNEKYYVYIVDRKKDMINRGGEKIWCTDIEDEIQRIPGVKEVAVAGIPDAVYGEVAAAVVVAHPGTRLSREQIQDELKDRVARYKIPQKILFVDEIPKTPGLKVDKKHIRTMFGG; encoded by the coding sequence ATGCCAGAAAACCTGTATGAGATGCTGGCCCGGACAGCGGATAAATACCCTGAAAAATGCGGGATATATGATAACTGGGGCCATAGTGAGACGTATGCATCCTTGAAACGCAGGGTAGATCAAATGGCCGCATGGCTGGAAGGGGAGGCCGGGGTAAAAAAAGGGTCGCACGTAGGTATGCTGTTACACAACAGCAGGGAGTTTTGCGTGACCTTTTATGCATTGGCAAAAATGGGAGCGGTTTCAATACCATTTCCCACTAAGTACAGGGAACCGGAATTAAGAGCTTTGGTTGAGAAAGCGGATTTGGATGTTTTGATATATCATGAACAATTTGAAGAATGGGTACAGGGCTTTCCGCTGGAACATGTGAGGTGTTTTCGGTCCCAGGATGAAGAAAATGGATTCGGATTCAGGCATCTGCTGACAGATGAGTGGATAGGAAGAGAATATACTCCTTCCAGGGGGAAACTTGAAGATCCAATCATCATTATGTTTACTTCCGGCACAACATCTCAGAGCAAAGGGGTGGTGTTGCGCAATTACAACGCGGTTCATGCAATTATGACGTATTGCAGGGTATTGGATATTAAGCCTGGGGATAAGACTATTATACCAGTACCTATATATCATATTACTGGGCTGATTGCGCTATTAGGACTTTTTATCTATGCGGGAGGCTCCTTATATCTGTACCGCAGATATGATGCCAGACGCATACTGGAGTGTATCAGAAAGGAAGAAATTACTTTTATGCACGGCTCCCCTACGGTCTATGGCAAGATGATGGACTTTAAGGAGGAGTATCCGGAGCTTCCGTCTTTGAAAGTTATGGCCTGCGGCAGCAGTTATATGCCAGTAGAGAAGATGAAGGAGTTTCACAGATGGCTGCCTGATACGAAGTTTCAGGTGATATATGGTATGACTGAGACATCTTCTCCAGCCCTTATATTTCCAGGAGACTCGTCTGTCAGCGAGTATGCAGGGGCGGCGGGATGGCCTGTGCCAGGTATTCAGTTCAAATTCCTGGATGATAAGGGGAAGGAGCTTGGTCCCGGACAGGTGGGCGAGGTTTGGGTACGTGGGAGTATGGTGCTGGAACAGTATTACAAGATGGAAACAGGGCTCATAACCTCTGACCATTGGCTTAATACTGGAGATATGGGATATTACAATGAAAAATATTACGTGTACATAGTGGACCGTAAAAAGGATATGATCAACCGGGGCGGTGAAAAAATATGGTGTACGGATATTGAGGATGAAATACAGAGGATTCCAGGCGTCAAAGAGGTGGCTGTAGCCGGTATTCCCGATGCGGTTTATGGGGAAGTCGCAGCGGCCGTGGTGGTGGCGCATCCCGGGACCCGCCTGAGCCGGGAACAGATACAGGATGAACTGAAGGACAGGGTTGCAAGGTACAAAATACCCCAAAAAATTCTGTTTGTGGATGAGATACCTAAAACGCCAGGGCTTAAAGTGGATAAAAAGCATATTAGAACAATGTTTGGAGGATAA
- a CDS encoding acyl CoA:acetate/3-ketoacid CoA transferase, with translation MIKANFVTAREAAAMVKDGDTVCTVGMTLVSASESILKALEKDFIETGHPCGMTLLHSCGQSDRKDGIQHFAHEGMIKRIIGSHWGLQPRWMEMIAGNQVEAYCLPQGQIAQLYHSMACGLPGKMSKVGLGTFIDPRYEGGKMNDRTKPLEDIIDIMEYRGEEYMFYREIPIDVCIIRGTVCDEMGNLTTTEEAMKLEVLPAVLAAKRYGGKVIAQVKHVAQTGTLNPKDVTVPGVFIDAIVVCDNPWEDHRQTSSWYFDPSYCGQLRVPQGNIEPVLFNERKFIARRGTMELYPGAVINLGTGIPNDMVGKVCNEERVSEDVMITVESGIYGGVQAGGIDFGIGQNLYAMIGHHEQMDYYNGAGVDITYMGLGELDEMGNVNSTKMGPRCTGAGGFIDITQNAKKVVFLGTFTTGGARYRFENGRLVILEEGKIRKMVRQVAQISFNGPLAREKRQPVFIVTERAVFELREEGVVLTEIAPGIDLKTQVLDMMDFKPIVNRDLKEMDKRLFIQDGPFGLKEQMIQC, from the coding sequence ATGATTAAAGCAAATTTTGTGACAGCCCGGGAAGCAGCTGCCATGGTGAAGGATGGAGATACGGTCTGTACCGTAGGTATGACTCTGGTCAGCGCTAGCGAGAGCATATTAAAGGCTCTTGAGAAGGATTTCATTGAGACAGGGCACCCCTGCGGTATGACGCTTTTACATTCGTGCGGTCAGAGTGACCGAAAGGATGGTATCCAGCACTTTGCACATGAAGGAATGATAAAGCGCATCATCGGTTCACACTGGGGACTTCAGCCCAGGTGGATGGAAATGATTGCTGGCAACCAGGTGGAGGCATACTGCCTTCCCCAGGGGCAGATTGCTCAGCTCTATCACAGCATGGCCTGTGGCCTTCCCGGTAAGATGTCCAAAGTGGGGCTTGGAACCTTCATTGATCCCAGATATGAGGGCGGTAAGATGAATGACAGGACAAAACCGCTGGAGGATATCATTGATATTATGGAGTACCGGGGAGAAGAGTATATGTTTTACAGGGAGATCCCCATTGACGTATGCATCATCCGGGGCACTGTCTGCGATGAGATGGGTAATCTGACCACCACGGAGGAAGCTATGAAACTGGAAGTCCTTCCGGCAGTGCTGGCAGCCAAACGGTATGGCGGGAAGGTGATTGCCCAGGTCAAGCATGTAGCCCAGACGGGGACCCTGAATCCAAAGGACGTGACAGTTCCGGGGGTATTTATAGATGCCATCGTGGTGTGTGATAATCCGTGGGAGGACCATAGACAGACATCTTCCTGGTATTTTGACCCGTCCTACTGCGGACAGCTTCGAGTCCCTCAGGGCAATATAGAACCGGTTCTGTTTAACGAGAGAAAATTTATAGCCAGAAGAGGTACCATGGAACTGTACCCGGGAGCTGTAATTAACCTTGGAACAGGTATCCCCAATGATATGGTGGGAAAGGTGTGTAACGAAGAAAGGGTGTCGGAAGATGTGATGATTACGGTGGAGTCAGGCATCTATGGAGGCGTGCAGGCAGGTGGTATAGATTTTGGTATCGGACAGAACCTGTATGCCATGATAGGACATCATGAACAGATGGATTATTATAACGGTGCCGGAGTTGACATTACCTATATGGGTCTAGGGGAGCTGGACGAAATGGGAAATGTAAATTCCACTAAAATGGGTCCGCGGTGTACAGGGGCAGGAGGTTTTATCGACATAACACAGAATGCGAAAAAGGTGGTCTTTCTTGGCACATTTACTACCGGCGGAGCCAGATACCGGTTTGAGAACGGCAGACTGGTGATTCTGGAAGAGGGTAAGATACGTAAAATGGTTAGGCAGGTGGCCCAGATATCGTTTAACGGACCTTTGGCCAGGGAAAAGAGGCAGCCGGTCTTTATTGTTACGGAGCGGGCTGTATTTGAACTGAGGGAGGAAGGCGTGGTTCTTACGGAAATAGCCCCGGGGATTGACCTTAAGACACAGGTGCTTGATATGATGGATTTTAAACCGATTGTCAACAGGGACCTTAAGGAGATGGATAAGAGGCTGTTTATCCAGGATGGACCCTTTGGCCTTAAGGAACAGATGATACAGTGTTGA